TACAGCCGCCGCAACCATCAGCAACTCGCGGACAAACATTGGTTTCTGAATAAACACAGAACCAAGAATGACAACAAGAAAAAGTATGTTATGCATTCCCGTTATTTCCGCTTCTTCTTCTATTGCCTCGATTTCATGCTCCATTCTGTCCGGTAATTTTTTGAATGATATATAATCAAAGACAAAAAATATAGAAAGAACCAAACCGATTGTCAGGAGCCATTCGAGATACACATTTTCCAACACCCAGAAAAATGGAATGCCTTTCAAATAACCGAGAAACAACGGCGGGTCGCCAATCGGAGTTAATGCGCCGCCAATATTGCTGACGATAAAAATAAAAAAGACAATGTGAAATCCGCTGATGCGATATTTGTTCGAGCGAATGTACGGACGAATGAGAAGCATTGATGCGCCGGTTGTTCCGATGAGATTGGAAACGACTGCGCCAATTCCGAGCAACACAACATTACGCATCGGAGTCGAACGTCCTTTGATGCGAATGTGAATTCCTCCTGCGACAACAAACAATGAACCGATAAGAACGATGAAACTTACATATTCAATTCCTGTATGAACAACACGCTCAACATCACCAAAAATAAAAAAGTAGTAGAAAAGTGTTATGCATCCCAAACCAATTGCAACGTGCGGATAAAA
Above is a genomic segment from Ignavibacteria bacterium containing:
- a CDS encoding sodium:proton antiporter; amino-acid sequence: MFIKLFSLLLLTIFPTSFLFTQEEIANTIAPTPWMIVPFVLLLLAIALMPFINKHWWEKFYPHVAIGLGCITLFYYFFIFGDVERVVHTGIEYVSFIVLIGSLFVVAGGIHIRIKGRSTPMRNVVLLGIGAVVSNLIGTTGASMLLIRPYIRSNKYRISGFHIVFFIFIVSNIGGALTPIGDPPLFLGYLKGIPFFWVLENVYLEWLLTIGLVLSIFFVFDYISFKKLPDRMEHEIEAIEEEAEITGMHNILFLVVILGSVFIQKPMFVRELLMVAAAVGSYFTTRKEIHEKNDFNFLPIKEVALLFIGIFA